In Iodobacter fluviatilis, one DNA window encodes the following:
- the ccmA gene encoding cytochrome c biogenesis heme-transporting ATPase CcmA — MLSVSRLSAERADRPLFTNLSFALNAGQCLHLRGANGAGKTSLLKMLAGLSTAQDGEITWQGKALAAWGDDYYAALHYLGHKDGLKDLLSPLTNLRLTASLSGQVLSEAAALKTLTQVGLIRQCDLAVRSLSQGQKKRAALARLLAISRPLWLLDEPFVGLDQAAQNQLGEWIAQHASSGGLVILTSHQALPKAIQNITELELTMSSAA, encoded by the coding sequence ATGCTTTCTGTATCCAGACTTTCAGCAGAGCGCGCTGATCGCCCCCTTTTTACCAATCTGTCTTTTGCCCTGAATGCGGGGCAATGCCTGCACCTGCGCGGCGCGAACGGTGCGGGTAAAACAAGCTTGCTTAAAATGCTGGCGGGGCTGAGCACGGCGCAGGATGGCGAAATCACCTGGCAAGGCAAAGCATTAGCAGCTTGGGGCGATGATTACTATGCCGCACTGCATTATCTGGGCCATAAAGATGGCTTAAAAGATTTACTTAGCCCGCTGACTAACTTACGTCTTACGGCGAGCCTATCAGGACAGGTTTTAAGCGAAGCAGCTGCACTCAAAACACTCACTCAAGTCGGGCTAATACGCCAATGCGATCTAGCCGTACGCTCTCTTTCGCAAGGGCAAAAAAAACGCGCTGCCTTAGCAAGACTATTGGCGATCAGCCGCCCGCTCTGGCTGCTGGACGAGCCTTTTGTAGGGCTAGATCAAGCCGCGCAAAATCAGCTTGGTGAGTGGATTGCCCAACACGCAAGCAGCGGCGGCTTAGTGATACTGACCTCGCATCAAGCCTTACCCAAAGCCATTCAAAACATCACCGAACTAGAATTAACTATGAGTAGCGCAGCATGA
- the ccmB gene encoding heme exporter protein CcmB — protein MSSTRFFLAIVRRDLLLAWQQRGDLLVGVVFFVLVACLFPLAIGPEPKLLARIGPGVLWVAVILANLLALPRLFNSDWQDGSLEQLLTAPAPASVMVAGKLTAHWLTTGIPLTLIAPLLGIQYGLESDTLLMLMASLLLGTPTLSALGSIGAALTLGVRQGEMLLALLVLPLYAPVLIFGSGAVAAVAGGLPGMAELSLLAAMLCGTLFLAPWLTAMAVKLAVE, from the coding sequence ATGAGCAGCACGCGCTTCTTTTTAGCCATTGTTCGCCGCGATTTATTACTGGCCTGGCAGCAGCGTGGCGATTTACTGGTGGGCGTGGTGTTCTTTGTTTTAGTCGCCTGCCTGTTTCCGCTCGCCATCGGCCCCGAGCCTAAGCTGCTGGCCCGTATCGGCCCCGGCGTGCTGTGGGTGGCGGTGATCCTCGCCAATTTGCTCGCCCTGCCACGGCTTTTTAATAGCGACTGGCAAGATGGCAGCCTAGAGCAACTCTTAACCGCCCCCGCTCCCGCCAGCGTGATGGTGGCAGGCAAGCTGACCGCACATTGGTTAACGACTGGCATTCCGCTCACCTTAATCGCCCCCCTTTTAGGCATTCAATACGGGCTGGAAAGCGACACCCTGCTGATGCTAATGGCCAGCTTACTGCTTGGCACGCCTACACTCAGTGCATTAGGCAGCATTGGTGCTGCGCTCACCCTTGGCGTGCGTCAGGGCGAAATGTTATTGGCGCTGTTGGTTTTACCGCTTTATGCACCGGTACTTATTTTTGGCAGCGGTGCTGTGGCCGCGGTGGCGGGCGGGCTGCCTGGGATGGCCGAGCTATCCTTACTGGCCGCCATGCTTTGCGGAACATTATTTTTAGCGCCGTGGCTGACTGCGATGGCGGTGAAGCTGGCGGTTGAATAG
- the ccmC gene encoding heme ABC transporter permease CcmC, which translates to MKPSHNGPRWLNLFSFASPMQFYPLAGRLTPVFMMLAILLGLAGLWLGFAIAPGDAQQGEGYRIIFLHVPTSWIAMFIYMVMAFWSVMHLIFRTRLSAMMAQALAPTGALMAFLSLLTGALWGKPMWGTWWVWDARLTLMLLQFFLYLGFIALTRSIDEPDRADKAGSVLAIVGVFNVPVIYFSVKWWNTLHQGASISLEKGSSMAGTMLIAMLLMSLAAWMYSIATCLSRVRTLILQRESRTRWVKERIAQGEQ; encoded by the coding sequence ATGAAACCAAGCCATAACGGCCCGCGCTGGCTGAATCTATTTTCTTTCGCCTCCCCCATGCAGTTTTACCCGCTGGCTGGCCGACTCACCCCCGTATTTATGATGCTAGCCATTCTTTTGGGGCTGGCAGGGCTGTGGCTGGGTTTTGCTATTGCGCCGGGCGACGCGCAGCAGGGTGAAGGCTATCGGATTATTTTCCTGCATGTACCCACCAGCTGGATAGCGATGTTTATTTATATGGTGATGGCATTTTGGTCGGTGATGCATTTGATTTTTCGCACTCGCTTATCCGCGATGATGGCGCAAGCCTTGGCTCCTACGGGTGCGCTGATGGCGTTTTTATCACTATTGACGGGTGCATTGTGGGGTAAGCCAATGTGGGGCACTTGGTGGGTGTGGGATGCAAGGCTCACCTTGATGCTGCTGCAGTTTTTTTTGTATTTAGGTTTTATCGCCCTCACCCGCAGCATTGACGAACCAGACCGCGCCGATAAGGCGGGATCGGTATTAGCGATTGTTGGGGTATTTAATGTACCGGTGATTTATTTCTCGGTGAAATGGTGGAACACCCTGCACCAAGGCGCGTCCATCTCCTTAGAAAAAGGCAGCAGCATGGCCGGCACCATGTTGATTGCGATGCTATTAATGTCGCTAGCGGCATGGATGTACAGCATCGCCACCTGCTTATCCCGTGTTCGCACACTGATTTTGCAGCGAGAAAGCCGCACCCGCTGGGTAAAAGAGCGCATCGCCCAAGGAGAACAATAA
- the ccmD gene encoding heme exporter protein CcmD, which yields MFSSLYWASFSDFIYMGGYGLYVWGSFLACVLGLGMEWLLIRQQRKQVIQHLRRMALAQEMEDEEYEHSSLL from the coding sequence ATGTTTTCAAGCCTCTACTGGGCAAGCTTCAGCGATTTTATCTATATGGGCGGCTATGGCTTATATGTGTGGGGCTCTTTCTTAGCCTGTGTTTTGGGGCTAGGCATGGAATGGCTATTGATCAGGCAGCAACGTAAGCAAGTGATTCAGCATTTAAGAAGGATGGCTTTAGCACAAGAGATGGAGGATGAGGAGTATGAGCATTCATCACTATTGTAG
- the ccmE gene encoding cytochrome c maturation protein CcmE has translation MSPRRKRIFWIVGALMTLALVTFFVVNAFRQNLVFFYSPTQVINGEAPHGRAFRLGGMVVDKSLSRASDGVSIRFVVTDTDQNIPVQFRGLLPDLFKEGKGVVAEGSWENGIFTATEVLAKHDENYMPPEAQDAVNKAHQKAAANKPKP, from the coding sequence ATGTCCCCCAGACGTAAACGTATTTTTTGGATTGTGGGTGCTTTAATGACGCTGGCTTTAGTCACTTTTTTTGTAGTGAATGCCTTTCGCCAAAATTTAGTGTTTTTTTACTCTCCCACGCAGGTCATCAATGGCGAAGCGCCGCATGGCAGGGCGTTTAGGCTGGGGGGAATGGTGGTGGATAAAAGCCTTAGCCGTGCCAGCGATGGCGTCAGTATTCGCTTTGTTGTCACCGACACCGATCAAAATATCCCGGTGCAATTTCGCGGATTGCTACCGGATTTGTTTAAAGAAGGCAAAGGCGTAGTGGCCGAAGGTAGCTGGGAAAACGGCATTTTCACCGCCACCGAAGTGCTCGCCAAACACGACGAAAACTATATGCCGCCCGAAGCACAAGATGCAGTCAACAAAGCGCATCAGAAAGCGGCAGCAAACAAGCCCAAGCCTTGA
- a CDS encoding heme lyase CcmF/NrfE family subunit, producing the protein MIGELGTFTLILALLVALVQGTLGIWGGVKQWLPAMRIARPAALLQLALTASAFALLATAFLQDDFSIRYVARQSNSLLPVWFKFAAVWGGHEGSLLLWVLMLSGWGAAVAVFARNLPLSVQSLVSGVLAWVGSGLYLFILLTSSPFIRQLPAPSDGADLNPLLQDLGLILHPPLLYMGYVGFSVAFAFAVAALISGRLDASWARWSRPWTSAAWVSLTLGIMLGSAWAYYELGWGGWWFWDPVENASFMPWLAGTALIHSLAVAEKRNAFKHWTVLLAIGTFSLSLLGTFLVRSGVLTSVHAFATDPARGLFILIFLCVVIGASLALYAWRAPLLEGGGAFNWCSREALLLANNVILVVACSTVFIGTLYPLLIDALGQGKLSVGPPYFNSVFIPLMMPALLLMGLSGSVRWKNQDGRSLWLAYYGPMILAIVAGVLLPLCWGQWKWGVATALVIALWVAITSIRDWSRRLISNRRSGNTWWKALCNMPAAFSGMHIAHLGIAVFVAGVTVVSSYEHEDDLRMAFGDTHTIAGYTLRFDAVKSNRASNYAALTGQLTLSQNGKAISVLQPEKRQYFSSQMPMTEAAIHHTAIKDIYVSLGEPLGDNPFTGDWLVRIHYKPLVGWIWYGCILMALGGAVALSDRRYRQQRLAAKDVKP; encoded by the coding sequence ATGATTGGTGAACTCGGTACTTTCACGCTGATTCTGGCACTACTCGTGGCGCTGGTGCAGGGCACACTGGGGATTTGGGGCGGCGTTAAGCAGTGGCTGCCTGCCATGCGCATCGCTAGGCCTGCGGCGCTATTGCAACTAGCGCTCACCGCCAGTGCCTTTGCGCTGCTGGCCACGGCTTTTTTGCAGGATGATTTTTCGATCCGCTATGTAGCGCGGCAATCCAATAGCCTTCTACCAGTCTGGTTTAAATTTGCTGCGGTCTGGGGCGGGCATGAAGGCTCGCTTTTGCTTTGGGTATTGATGCTCTCTGGCTGGGGCGCTGCAGTGGCGGTGTTTGCGCGCAATTTACCGCTCTCGGTGCAGTCTTTAGTGAGTGGTGTATTGGCGTGGGTTGGTAGTGGCTTATATCTATTTATTTTACTGACTTCTAGCCCCTTTATTCGCCAGCTACCTGCCCCTAGCGACGGAGCAGATTTAAATCCGCTATTGCAAGATTTAGGCCTCATTCTTCACCCCCCACTTCTGTATATGGGTTATGTGGGTTTTTCTGTGGCATTTGCCTTTGCCGTGGCCGCACTAATTTCTGGCCGGCTTGATGCCAGCTGGGCGCGCTGGAGCCGCCCTTGGACGTCCGCCGCATGGGTTTCGCTCACGCTTGGCATTATGCTAGGCAGCGCCTGGGCCTATTACGAATTGGGCTGGGGCGGCTGGTGGTTTTGGGACCCAGTAGAAAACGCCTCCTTTATGCCTTGGCTGGCCGGAACGGCGCTGATTCACTCGCTGGCGGTTGCCGAAAAACGCAATGCCTTTAAGCACTGGACGGTATTGCTGGCCATTGGCACCTTTTCGCTCTCGCTTCTTGGCACGTTTTTAGTGCGCTCTGGCGTGCTAACCTCGGTGCATGCCTTTGCCACCGATCCGGCACGCGGCTTATTTATTTTGATTTTTCTCTGCGTGGTGATCGGTGCATCTCTGGCGCTTTACGCTTGGCGCGCCCCTTTGCTGGAAGGCGGTGGCGCGTTTAACTGGTGCTCTAGAGAGGCGCTATTACTCGCCAATAATGTGATTTTGGTTGTGGCCTGTAGCACGGTGTTTATCGGTACGCTCTACCCGCTGCTGATCGATGCACTTGGCCAAGGCAAATTATCAGTTGGCCCACCCTACTTTAACAGCGTGTTTATTCCACTGATGATGCCCGCCCTGCTACTGATGGGTTTAAGCGGCAGCGTACGCTGGAAAAACCAAGATGGCCGCAGCCTGTGGCTGGCTTATTACGGCCCAATGATTCTGGCGATTGTAGCGGGTGTATTGCTGCCACTTTGCTGGGGCCAATGGAAATGGGGCGTAGCCACCGCGTTGGTGATTGCGCTTTGGGTGGCCATCACCTCAATCCGCGACTGGAGCCGCCGCTTAATCAGCAACCGCCGTAGCGGCAATACTTGGTGGAAGGCACTTTGCAATATGCCTGCAGCTTTTTCCGGCATGCATATCGCCCACCTCGGCATAGCCGTATTTGTAGCCGGTGTAACCGTGGTTTCAAGCTACGAGCACGAAGACGATCTGCGCATGGCGTTTGGCGACACACACACCATTGCGGGCTATACCCTGCGCTTTGACGCGGTGAAGTCAAACCGCGCCAGCAATTATGCCGCGCTCACGGGGCAGCTTACACTCAGCCAAAACGGCAAGGCCATCAGCGTGCTGCAGCCAGAAAAACGCCAGTATTTTTCTAGCCAAATGCCCATGACCGAAGCGGCGATTCACCATACGGCAATCAAAGATATTTATGTATCCCTTGGCGAGCCGCTGGGCGACAACCCATTTACCGGCGACTGGCTAGTACGCATCCATTACAAACCACTGGTTGGCTGGATCTGGTACGGCTGCATATTAATGGCCTTGGGCGGCGCCGTCGCCCTATCCGACCGCCGTTACCGGCAGCAGCGCTTGGCGGCTAAGGATGTAAAACCTTAA
- a CDS encoding DsbE family thiol:disulfide interchange protein — protein sequence MKRFAPLIIFAALALLLAAGLTLNPREIPSVLIGKPAPQFKLDRLDATGQFSPASLKGQAWLLNVWASWCSACIQEHPVLNSIASEHKVTIVGLAYKDLDMDAKQWLQSRGNPYNIVVADRDGRVGIDYGVYGVPETFVIDKNGHIAYKHIGAVTPDIFKNILLPELQKARR from the coding sequence ATGAAACGCTTTGCTCCTTTAATTATTTTTGCGGCACTGGCGCTGTTGCTGGCTGCGGGCTTAACGCTTAATCCGCGTGAAATCCCTTCCGTATTGATCGGCAAGCCTGCGCCGCAATTTAAGCTTGATCGCCTAGATGCCACCGGGCAGTTTTCACCCGCCAGCCTCAAGGGCCAAGCGTGGCTACTCAATGTATGGGCCTCTTGGTGCAGCGCCTGCATTCAGGAGCATCCGGTGCTCAACAGCATTGCTTCAGAGCACAAAGTCACCATCGTTGGCCTGGCTTATAAAGACTTGGATATGGACGCCAAACAATGGCTGCAAAGCCGTGGCAATCCTTACAATATAGTGGTGGCGGATAGGGATGGCCGTGTGGGCATTGATTACGGCGTATATGGCGTGCCGGAGACTTTTGTGATCGATAAGAATGGCCATATTGCTTACAAACACATTGGTGCAGTCACCCCGGATATTTTTAAAAACATTCTGCTGCCTGAGCTGCAAAAGGCACGGCGATGA
- a CDS encoding cytochrome c-type biogenesis protein yields MNNDRILANFKTQNIKTKALRHGKHRKHGVTQPWFSPWLSVPSFFSMIQGLGFSTLAICGLWLALMLQPAAAKVAAPAASNVAAEARLVELSAELRCLVCQNESLASSRAPLAEDLRREVRERIAAGDSNPQIVRYLTDRYGDFVTYRPPFKARTLLLWLLPPLLLLIGLFLLLQQIRGRKSVSSEVDPAQLAALRKEFDGTSNTQ; encoded by the coding sequence ATGAATAACGACCGCATATTGGCAAATTTTAAAACACAAAATATAAAAACCAAGGCCCTGCGCCACGGCAAACACAGAAAACACGGAGTTACACAGCCTTGGTTTTCTCCGTGGCTCTCTGTGCCCTCCTTTTTCTCCATGATTCAAGGTTTGGGTTTTAGCACTCTGGCTATTTGTGGATTATGGCTGGCACTGATGCTACAGCCCGCAGCGGCCAAGGTAGCTGCGCCTGCCGCCAGCAATGTCGCCGCCGAGGCGCGTTTAGTCGAGCTATCAGCCGAGCTGCGTTGTCTGGTTTGCCAAAATGAAAGCCTAGCCAGCTCGCGCGCGCCACTAGCCGAAGACCTGCGCCGTGAAGTAAGGGAGCGCATTGCCGCAGGTGATAGCAACCCGCAAATTGTTCGCTACCTGACCGATCGCTACGGTGACTTTGTCACTTACCGCCCCCCATTCAAGGCTAGAACGCTGCTTTTATGGCTGTTACCACCGCTACTACTCCTGATTGGTTTGTTTCTGTTGCTGCAGCAAATCCGCGGCCGAAAGTCAGTCTCCAGCGAGGTCGATCCGGCCCAGCTGGCCGCTTTACGAAAAGAGTTTGATGGCACAAGCAATACTCAATAG
- the ccmI gene encoding c-type cytochrome biogenesis protein CcmI, with the protein MNTSHFGLFTLICALMVVITLAALIWTLLKGRSQAGDIRRARYALHDTILAELDEDLRYGRLSESDHASARIEAESRLINEVGSASPMLNEQSARGLVIALLLILPLAAGALYFKLGTPSALDPSTRQRPNIGPNEIAAMVKKLEARMILEPNDQQGWLMLARSYRSQARYSDAINAYEKAWPAIEKDAGEIARFAGVLAIEQKSFKGKPSDLLVKALSVNASEPDALMLAGSAAIERGDKAAAKEWWNKLLILLEVGSEDEQWLKEEIRLLDKPNDAVK; encoded by the coding sequence ATGAACACATCGCACTTTGGCTTATTTACCCTGATCTGCGCGCTAATGGTGGTCATCACACTGGCCGCGCTGATCTGGACGCTACTCAAAGGCCGCTCACAAGCCGGTGATATTCGCCGCGCCCGTTATGCCCTGCACGACACCATTTTGGCCGAGCTGGATGAAGACTTACGCTATGGCCGTTTAAGCGAAAGCGATCATGCCAGCGCCCGTATAGAGGCCGAAAGCCGCCTGATCAATGAAGTTGGCAGCGCCAGCCCAATGCTCAACGAGCAATCTGCGCGAGGCTTGGTCATCGCACTACTCCTTATCTTGCCATTGGCCGCAGGCGCGCTGTATTTCAAGCTGGGCACCCCCAGCGCGCTAGACCCTAGCACCCGCCAGCGCCCCAATATCGGCCCAAATGAAATCGCCGCCATGGTCAAAAAACTTGAAGCCCGCATGATTTTAGAGCCGAATGATCAACAAGGCTGGCTGATGCTGGCCCGCAGCTACCGATCACAAGCCCGCTATAGCGACGCCATCAACGCTTACGAAAAAGCATGGCCAGCCATTGAAAAAGACGCAGGAGAAATCGCCCGTTTTGCCGGCGTACTCGCCATCGAGCAGAAGAGTTTCAAAGGCAAGCCAAGCGATCTGCTCGTCAAAGCGCTCTCCGTCAACGCCAGCGAGCCCGACGCCCTCATGCTAGCCGGCAGCGCCGCTATCGAGCGCGGCGACAAAGCCGCAGCCAAAGAATGGTGGAATAAACTACTGATTTTGCTGGAAGTGGGCTCCGAGGACGAGCAATGGCTAAAAGAAGAAATTCGCTTATTGGATAAGCCTAATGATGCGGTGAAGTAA
- a CDS encoding sigma-54-dependent transcriptional regulator — MKVLLIDDEEIIRHAGSQTLELAGFAVENFADAESALPQLQADFAGVVVCDVCLPGLDGLQLLAKSVQKDAELPVVLITGHGDVAMAVQAMRDGAYDFIEKPFSSEQLIEVVRRAEEKRKLVLENRQLRRELERRSGIEGRLLGRGAGIEQLRRRIMNIADTDADVLIMGETGTGKELVARCLHEHSHRAAHPFVALNCGALPEQLFESEIFGHEAGAFTGASKLRIGKIEYANGGTLFLDELESMPLTLQVKLLRVLQERQLERLGGNISIPVNCRVIAASKSDLKLLSDQQQFRLDLYYRLNVATLNLQPLRERREDIPLLFEHFVLQAALRYHRPAPIIAPSRMRELMLQSWPGNVRELRNVADRFVLALLDDLPASEAALDLPSLVERFEKNLIEDALLRAEGQITAASLSLGLPRKTLYDKVKKYHLGAGEG; from the coding sequence ATGAAAGTGCTCTTGATCGACGATGAAGAAATAATCCGCCATGCAGGCAGCCAAACGCTGGAGCTGGCAGGCTTTGCGGTGGAAAACTTTGCAGATGCAGAATCGGCCTTGCCGCAGTTACAAGCCGATTTTGCGGGCGTGGTGGTGTGCGATGTTTGCCTGCCGGGGCTGGACGGTTTGCAGCTCTTGGCCAAAAGTGTGCAGAAAGACGCCGAGCTGCCCGTGGTGCTGATTACCGGCCACGGCGATGTGGCAATGGCCGTGCAGGCGATGCGGGATGGCGCTTATGATTTTATTGAAAAACCTTTTTCATCCGAGCAACTGATCGAAGTGGTGCGGCGGGCAGAAGAAAAACGCAAGCTGGTGTTGGAAAACCGCCAATTGCGCCGAGAGTTAGAACGCAGGTCTGGCATAGAAGGGCGCTTGTTGGGGCGTGGTGCAGGCATAGAGCAATTGCGCCGCCGCATTATGAATATCGCCGATACCGACGCCGATGTGCTGATCATGGGCGAAACCGGTACGGGCAAAGAGCTGGTGGCGCGTTGCTTGCACGAGCACAGCCATCGCGCTGCCCATCCCTTTGTGGCGCTCAACTGCGGCGCGCTGCCCGAGCAACTCTTTGAAAGCGAAATCTTCGGCCATGAAGCGGGTGCATTTACCGGCGCAAGCAAGCTGCGTATTGGCAAAATAGAATACGCCAATGGCGGCACGCTGTTTCTGGACGAGCTAGAAAGCATGCCGCTTACGCTGCAGGTTAAATTACTGCGGGTCTTGCAAGAGCGGCAGCTGGAACGCCTTGGCGGCAATATCAGCATCCCCGTCAATTGCCGGGTGATCGCGGCCAGCAAAAGTGATTTAAAGCTGCTGAGCGATCAGCAGCAGTTTCGCCTTGATCTTTACTACCGCTTGAATGTAGCCACACTGAATCTGCAGCCCCTAAGGGAGCGGCGCGAAGATATCCCGTTATTGTTTGAACATTTTGTACTGCAAGCCGCACTGCGCTACCACCGCCCCGCTCCGATTATCGCCCCAAGCCGGATGCGGGAGCTGATGTTGCAAAGCTGGCCTGGCAATGTGCGCGAGCTGCGTAATGTGGCCGATCGCTTTGTGCTGGCGCTGCTGGACGATCTACCCGCTAGCGAAGCCGCACTTGATTTACCTTCTTTAGTCGAGCGCTTCGAAAAAAACCTGATCGAAGACGCCTTGCTGCGCGCCGAAGGCCAAATCACCGCCGCCAGCCTATCCCTCGGCCTGCCGCGCAAAACGCTGTATGACAAAGTGAAGAAATATCATTTAGGGGCGGGTGAGGGGTAG
- a CDS encoding ATP-binding protein, with protein sequence MLCLAGCLLWLAAQWSERSALAQLRTAGQHRLDVYTGSLRNAVDRYTWLPFVLSSQRDLADLLRAPQDAVQLERVNRYLKAVNDAAQASAIYVLNAEGLALASSNWDTPQSYIGNNYAFRPYYQQARLGYAGRFYGVGFTTQQPGYFLSYPIRDGERVLGVVVAKVSLDALESNWRVTGERMLVSDKDGIAFLATDPAWKWHTLAPLPSYTLRYIKESRQYGRNIFPALGLLKQQRLDNNTQLARFKTGSDQADLLVQTAKVPDLGWQIVLFTDLTPIRQGVSRVLLGTSLGLLALLAWYLFWRQRRRRIRDNLRASQALKQAHDQLEQKVAARTDDLLGANTQLQREIAERIRTELDLRAAQNELVQAGKMAVLGQMAAGVTHELNQPLTAMRALADNAKLLLERGNIAAVASNLLHISQLTERMGKITGQLRSFARKSDNRAEAVLLTQSISNALLLLEQRLRQQRVALNIEQPEQVWVRCNAVRLEQVLINLLRNALDAVKNQPAACITLAVQQAQDKVKISVLDNGPGIAAEQLASVFDPFFTTKGDAEGLGLGLAISLSIVRDFGGNLQASNRPEGGACFELELLAAKV encoded by the coding sequence ATGCTCTGCTTGGCGGGCTGCCTGTTATGGCTGGCCGCCCAGTGGAGTGAGCGCAGCGCGCTGGCGCAATTGCGCACGGCCGGTCAGCATCGTCTTGATGTTTACACCGGCAGTTTGCGTAATGCGGTAGATCGCTATACATGGCTGCCCTTTGTGTTATCTAGCCAGCGCGATCTGGCTGATTTACTGCGTGCCCCGCAAGATGCAGTGCAATTAGAGCGGGTGAATCGCTATTTAAAAGCGGTGAACGATGCGGCGCAGGCCTCGGCGATTTATGTATTAAATGCCGAAGGCTTGGCGCTGGCATCCAGTAACTGGGACACCCCGCAGAGCTATATTGGCAATAACTATGCGTTTCGGCCCTATTATCAGCAGGCCCGCTTAGGCTATGCAGGGCGATTTTATGGTGTGGGTTTTACCACGCAACAACCCGGTTATTTTTTATCTTATCCAATCAGAGATGGCGAGCGAGTGCTGGGCGTGGTGGTGGCTAAAGTCAGCCTTGATGCGCTAGAGAGTAATTGGCGGGTGACTGGCGAGCGTATGCTGGTGAGCGATAAAGACGGCATTGCATTTTTAGCCACCGATCCAGCGTGGAAATGGCATACGTTGGCCCCTTTGCCCAGCTATACGCTGCGATATATAAAAGAGAGCCGCCAATATGGGCGCAATATTTTTCCAGCGCTGGGCTTGCTTAAACAGCAGCGCTTAGATAACAACACCCAATTGGCGCGCTTTAAAACCGGCAGTGATCAGGCTGATCTGCTGGTGCAAACCGCCAAAGTGCCTGATCTGGGTTGGCAAATTGTGCTCTTTACCGATCTCACCCCCATCCGGCAAGGCGTGAGCCGCGTTTTGCTTGGCACCAGCCTTGGCCTATTGGCTTTGCTAGCTTGGTATTTATTTTGGCGGCAAAGGCGGCGGCGCATCCGCGATAATCTGCGTGCCAGCCAAGCACTGAAACAAGCGCATGACCAGTTAGAGCAAAAAGTAGCCGCGCGTACCGATGATTTACTCGGGGCCAATACCCAGCTGCAGCGTGAAATTGCCGAGCGAATCCGCACTGAGCTTGATCTGCGCGCGGCCCAAAATGAGCTGGTGCAAGCAGGCAAAATGGCGGTGCTCGGGCAAATGGCGGCGGGGGTCACCCATGAATTAAACCAGCCACTGACGGCTATGCGTGCCTTGGCCGACAATGCCAAGCTGCTGCTGGAGCGTGGCAATATCGCGGCGGTAGCAAGCAATTTGCTGCATATCAGCCAGCTGACCGAGCGCATGGGCAAGATCACTGGCCAGCTGCGCTCCTTTGCCCGCAAAAGCGATAACCGCGCCGAAGCAGTGCTGCTTACACAATCCATTAGCAATGCGCTGCTCTTGCTGGAGCAACGCTTGCGCCAGCAAAGAGTGGCATTAAATATCGAGCAGCCGGAGCAAGTGTGGGTGCGATGCAATGCGGTGCGACTAGAGCAGGTGTTGATTAATTTGCTTAGAAACGCGCTGGATGCGGTAAAAAATCAGCCCGCAGCCTGCATCACACTGGCGGTGCAGCAGGCGCAGGATAAAGTAAAAATCAGCGTGCTTGATAATGGCCCGGGCATCGCTGCCGAGCAGTTAGCCAGCGTGTTTGATCCCTTTTTTACCACCAAGGGCGACGCTGAGGGCTTGGGCCTAGGGCTGGCGATTTCGCTATCGATTGTGCGTGATTTTGGGGGCAATTTGCAGGCCAGCAATCGCCCTGAAGGCGGGGCTTGTTTTGAGCTGGAATTACTTGCCGCCAAGGTATGA